The DNA region GTTCCACTTCCACCTGACAGATTTACAGTTGGTTGTCGATGGGTCCTTGCTATTTAAGTAGGATCTGATGGACAGGTGAATCATTTGAAAGCTCAATTGATCGCAAAAGAATACACTTATTATACCTTCTCTCTTGTTACCAAAATGGCCTATGTTTGCCTTTTCTTGTCAATGGCTGATATCAAAACGTCTATGGAGGCTTAGAAAAAGATATTTATATGGAGCAACCATCTAGATTTGTTGCTCCCAGGGGGTATGATCTTATATGAAGTTACAAAAATTATTGTACCGTCTAAAGCAATCACCTCGCGTTTGGGTCGAAAAAATTTTAACAAGGCTATTCAGCATTTTAGCATGATTTGCTGTGAAGCAAATCATTTTGTATTCTTTAGATGATCATCTTTGAATATAGTCATTTTACCTTGTGATATATGTGAATATGATATTATAAGTGGTAATGATCGAGAGGGAATTGAAGACCTAAACCAGAATTTGTTCAACCACTTTCATATGTGTGTTCAAGTAGTTTCCCTATACATCATGATCATATCTACTAACGACATTATTATAATAGGTGGCAATTTAGATGACAAACAATTGTTGGAGTAAAAACTGGCAGCGGAATTTGAAACCATGAAACTTGGAAGGTTAAAAAGTACACCCTTGAAAATGAAATTGCTTGCTCAAAACAAGGCTCTTCAGATCTTATAGAAATTTTGTTTTTGATCTGAGACAAGGAAGATGAGTGGGTAGATATTGCAATGAAAGCAAGGTCAACAACAATAATCAAGCTTAACCACACTAAGTAAGATCGACTATATGGATCAAATTTTGTCATAATTTTATATTGAATACCATATTTCTATTCAATTCACTAATTTTGAGACTTTTTTAATAATTTCGCTTATAGTTTTTCTAGGGCTTCCTCTACCTCAAATTATTTGACTTCTCTTCATCTGATCTACTCTTCTTACAATATAATTTATAGGCCTTCTATCTACATGCTCAAACTCCCTTAGTCTATTTGCCACAATTTTTTTAACTATAAATGATACCCCAACATTTTCTCTAATACTGTCATTTCTAATCTTATTTCGTCTAGTCTTACCACACATCCAGTGCAAGATCCTCATCTCTACTACACTTACTTCATCCTCGTGTTGATTCTTAATTGTCTAACATTATGTATTGAACAAAATCGTAGGTCTTATCGttgtttgataaaaaaaattcttcaacttgagcGGTACTTTTGTGTTACATTAAACCCTCTTATGCCCTTCACCATTTCATTCACCCAACTTGAATTCGATGGTTTACATCATCTTCTATTTCCGCATTGTTTTGTATTATACACCCAAGATGTTTAAACCGCGTGATTTATGGAATGATGTGGCCTCTAACGATCACCTCTAAATTATAAAGGTTTCTCTTTTTGTTGAACTCACATTCCATATATTATTCCATCTATTCTGTCTTACTTTTGTTTAGGCTAAATTTTCTTTCGACTCTTAGATGTGTTCCGTAAATACATTTAAAATTAAAGTAAAAAGATAGGGGcataaatataaaaatatttagTAGAAGATAGAATTGAGGAATCCAAATTTAAGTGTCAATTACTACACCCTCTGGTCCTATTCCTATTATTCCAATTTATAAGAGAAAAAGTTGGTTTTTTAGATTCAATAAAAGAAAAGTGATGGTATCAGTTTCATCACATAAAAGTGATGGAGCGAAAAGAGTGAATAGAAAACAGCGTTAACTAACCTTAGAAGGTGCATCATCATCACTTTTCTCATTACCATCTTTTCTCCCTCCAAATAATCCATACGATCGAATACATCTTTGGCCATGTCCAACTTTTGAACAACCGCGCCGCGAAAGAATCTTCATGTCAACTACATATTCAAATTCTCTCATAAACGAGTTAATTTCAAAATTAAAGAGAAAAGAAACAGTCAATTACCTCCTTCTGAGCGAAGAGTTGATGAAAAGGTACTGTGATTTTTGCTGCTACAGAATCCGATTGCGTTTGAGAGAGAGACGACCGACGCCATTGCCTTCCACACCCAAGGAGCAGCGATAACCGACTGCCGGGGATAGATGTAACTGGAAGATTGTAGCAAGAGGACACCGCAATACGATCAATTTAATAGgaatttaatatatttttattgaaaattttctattTCTAAATTTTTTAACATGCCCAAATTAACATTACCCTAAATCAAGGCTTTCTTACAAAGACCATTCTACCCTTGTCACATTTGTTCTTCGTTTTCTACGTTTTTTCTCTCTCTCTATAAACCCTTTCTCTCTCTAGAAACTCTAAACACCAACCTAATCAATGGCTTCACTCTCTCTCTTACGCCAAAACCACTTGTTCTCCGCCACCCTCCCAACCCGACCCAAACCCAAATATGCCTGTTCCGTTACTGTTACGTTATCTCCCAAAATTGCCTTGGGTGGTTCTCGTTACTGTTACAAATTGAATCTTCAAAATAAACTCCCCAGGGATGTGATTGTAAGATCCGAGATTACCGCGGCCGGGTCTGCAGGAGAAGGCTATTCGATACCTGGTTTGTAATAACATAAAATGTCTTGTTTGTTTAGGTTGAAACTTTatgtgattgttgttgttgaatttATTGTAGAACtcaaattggaagcaaaagtTAGGGGAGTTTGTTTTTACGCTATTACTTCCTTTGCTGCTATATTTCTTTTTGTGATGATGTTGGTTGGACATCCATCTGTGCTCCTGTTTGACCGTTACCGGAGAAAGTTTCATTATTTTGTTGCCAAAGTCTGGGCTACCCTCACCGTGACCCCGTTTTTCAAAATTGAATATGAAGGGTTGGAGAATCTTCCGCCTCCAGATACTCCTGCCGTCTATGTTTCCAATCATCAGAGTTTTCTAGATATATATACTCTCTTAACTCTGGGAAGAAGCTTTAAATTCATAAGCAAGACTGGGATATTCCTTTTTCCAGTTATTGGGTGGGCAATGTTTCTTTTGGGTGTTATTCCTTTGAAGCGCATGGACAGCCGGAGCCAGATGGTATTCTTTCACCATTGTTTTTGCACACCTAATCTTGGTTAAATGTCTTTGATGTTTTTCCTGATTTTAAGATATTGTTTTTCCTTGTTCATGTATAGGAGTGTTTTAAAAAATGCATGGATCTCATCAAGAAAGGTGCCTCTGTTTTTTTCTTTCCGGAGGGAACACGCACTAAAGATGGAAAGTTAGGTGCATTCAAGGTGAGTTTTTATCATGATTACTGTTATAAGGTATCAAAATTATAGCCAAAGGATTGAAAAGCAGTAACAATGTAAAATTGAAATAATATATTTCATATGTACTAATAACACTACGTCATATAATTAATCCTATTCTTCCTAAATACACAAACCACCTTATTAGGTTAAGTACCAGCTTAGCACAATGTGAGAACCTGGTACCAAAAACATACAATTTAATTGTAGAAACAAACCTTTTTTGATGACAAAATATCTTTTTAACAGAAACAAGATTATACACACTAAAGAGAATGCACAATTCAACATAAACTAAGGAAATAAATAGTTTAATACCTTTACGACATAAACCAGTCTTATCAAATATCCGCCACGGCGGCACTATGTCAGATATACATGGCGGTTTTTAGGCTTGTTGCAATGGTAAATATCGGCCATGGTGACACTATGTTGGATATACATGGCGGATTTTCCGCCATAATCTGTGATAACAACTTCACCAAGCAGCCGGTATGGCGGGATTTTGATTCTCCGCCACGGATTGCCATCCACCATTGACCACACTGACAGGAACAAGACTACACACACTAAAGAGAATGCACAATTCACAAATAAACTAAGGAAATAAATAGTCTAATGTTACAAGACATTTCCTATTCAAAAATTCGAGAGTCCTGGTCTCTCCCATCGAAGAATTCGAAAGCTTGGTCTCTCCCTTCAACCATTCAAAAACTATCCCATAAACACTTTCTCCTTTTCTTTCTATATTTATTCTCAAACAGGAACACACATAACCCATAACTGCTATACATAACTGACACCAATAAAAATAACTACCCATAACTTTCATAAGAAGTCCAACACAACTATTACAAGCCTACTCCTAAAATGCTAAGAATACTGATAGAATTATGACTTAAAGGAAAACCCTAAGGCTCTTTGATGGGCTAATAAACCACAAACTTTGCTAGATACAACACAAGTAGTATGGTGGGACATATCGGAATTTGAATGACATGGACTATGTCAAAGTGTGACGCTTCTTATATAGGGCAGTAAAGCTTTTGGAGGCA from Lathyrus oleraceus cultivar Zhongwan6 chromosome 1, CAAS_Psat_ZW6_1.0, whole genome shotgun sequence includes:
- the LOC127090896 gene encoding 1-acyl-sn-glycerol-3-phosphate acyltransferase BAT2, chloroplastic translates to MASLSLLRQNHLFSATLPTRPKPKYACSVTVTLSPKIALGGSRYCYKLNLQNKLPRDVIVRSEITAAGSAGEGYSIPELKLEAKVRGVCFYAITSFAAIFLFVMMLVGHPSVLLFDRYRRKFHYFVAKVWATLTVTPFFKIEYEGLENLPPPDTPAVYVSNHQSFLDIYTLLTLGRSFKFISKTGIFLFPVIGWAMFLLGVIPLKRMDSRSQMECFKKCMDLIKKGASVFFFPEGTRTKDGKLGAFKKGAFSIAAKTKVPVVPITLIGTGQIMPTGREGIVNSGFVKVVIHKPIDGNDPDVLCKEARNRIASVLTQA